From Brachionichthys hirsutus isolate HB-005 chromosome 7, CSIRO-AGI_Bhir_v1, whole genome shotgun sequence, the proteins below share one genomic window:
- the strn gene encoding striatin: MDEQAGPGVFFNNNNNSVLPGGGKGPLPDGDSGEASRAPYSIPGILHFLQHEWARFEVERAQWEVERAELQAQIAFLQGERKGQENLKKDLVRRIKMLEYALKQERAKYHKLKYGTELNQGEMKPPSYDSDETNENESSGSLNNQLSWKQGRQLLRQYLQEVGYTDTILDVKSQRVRALLGLAGDGSTRTGERTNNEPLVNGTDAATKDTGTKGKAELSDTSAVLEAFKFIENAAAEFSDEDEDEDSEGRDRTNIESRTILRKKPASSLPPAIMDTSEDPDAEEALKGFDFLSSPDDMDTSPESRGNGDGTDWEKDEQGPISEAWDVDPGLITKLKEQYKKERKGKKGVKRPNRSKLQDMLANLRESEDLSLMQPPSIPQSRPNPVRFSEHEGNRTDEVEALTFPPTSGKSFIIGTDEAMESELGLGELAGLTVANEADSLAYDIGNNTDAMRKTWNPKFTLRSHFDGIRALAFHPVEPVLVTASEDHTLKMWNLQKTAPVKNRSASLDVEPIYTFRAHRGAVLSVVMSSSGEQCFSGGVDGCVQCWNMPNPNIDPYDSYDPSMLRGELCGHTDSVWGLVYSSANQRLLSCSADGTVRLWDANTTSPALAVFNEDKTLGVPSSVDLVCSDPAHMVTSFTNGQIGLFNMETRQLVLSMETSMDPGTPCQINKVLSHPTLPITITAQEDKHIKFFDNNSGQLIHSMVAHLDAVTSLAVDPNGLYLMSGSHDCSIRLWNLESKTCIQEFTAHRKKFEESIHDVAFHPSKCYIASAGADALAKVFV, from the exons GCGCAAATCGCCTTTTTGCAGGGCGAGCGGAAAGGCCAGGAGAATTTGAAGAAGGATCTTGTGAGAAGAATCAAGATGCTGGAGTATGCTCTGAAACAGGAGAG GGCGAAGTACCACAAGTTGAAATATGGGACGGAGTTAAATCAAGGTGAAATGAAGCCTCCGAGCTACGACTCCG aTGAGACCAATGAGAATGAGTCCTCTGGATCACTAAACAATCAGCTGTCCTGGAAACAAGGCCGTCAGCTCCTCAGACA GTACCTACAGGAAGTGGGCTACACTGACACCATCTTGGATGTGAAGTCCCAGCGGGTCAGAGCGCTGCTGGGACTGGCTGGCGACGGAAGCACGAGGACGGGTGAACGGACCAATAACGAGCCTTTGGTGAACGGGACAGACGCGGCAACAAAGGACACGGGTACCAAAGG GAAAGCTGAGCTCTCCGACACCAGCGCCGTCCTGGAGGCCTTCAAGTTCATCGAGAATGCAGCAGCTGAGTTCAgcgacgaagacgaggacgaggatAGCGAGGGGAGGGACAGGACTAACATCGAGTCCAGGACA ATCCTGAGAAAGAAGCCGGCTTCATCGTTGCCGCCTGCCATTATGGACACCAGTGAGGACCCCGACGCCGAGGAAGCACTGAAGGGATTCGACTTCCTGTCCAGTCCGGACGACATGGACACCTCGCCGGAGTCCAGGGGCAACGGCGACGGCACGGATTGGG AGAAGGACGAGCAAGGTCCCATTTCTGAGGCCTGGGACGTGGACCCGGGCTTGATAACCAAACTCAAGGAGCAGTACAAAAAGGAGCGCAAGGGGAAAAAGGGGGTGAAGA GACCAAACCGGTCCAAGCTGCAGGACATGCTGGCTAACTTGAGAGAGTCAGAGGACTTGTCCCTCATGCAGCCCCCGTCCATCCCTCAGTCCCGGCCAAACCCGGTCCGCTTCAGCGAGCACGAAGGGAACCGAACGGACGAAG TTGAGGCGCTGACGTTCCCGCCCACCTCGGGGAAGTCGTTCATTATCGGCACCGATGAGGCCATGGAGAGCGAGCTGGGCCTGGGGGAGCTTGCTGGACTCACCGTGGCCAACGAGGCGGACAGCCTGGCCTACGAT ATTGGCAATAATACGGACGCCATGAGGAAAACGTGGAACCCCAAATTCACCCTGCGGAGCCATTTTGATGGGATTCGCGCCCTGGCCTTTCACCCCGTGGAGCCGGTCCTCGTCACCGCCTCGGAGGACCACACGCTCAAGATGTGGAATCTGCAAAAGACTGCTCCTGTCAAAAA TCG GAGTGCGTCTTTAGATGTGGAACCCATTTACACCTTCAGGGCTCACAG GGGGGCCGTGCTGAGCGTGGTGATGAGCAGCTCGGGGGAGCAGTGTTTCAGCGGAGGGGTCGACGGGTGCGTCCAGTGCTGGAACATGCCCAACCCAAACATCGACCCCTACGACTCCTACG ATCCGTCGATGCTGCGTGGAGAACTGTGCGGACACACCGACTCGGTTTGGGGCTTGGTGTACAGCAGCGCGAACCAGCGCCTGCTGTCCTGCTCCGCAGACGGGACAGTGAGACTGTGGGACGCCAACACCACGTCTCCCGCCCTCGCCGTCTTCAACGAAGACAAAA CGCTCGGCGTTCCGTCCTCAGTGGACCTGGTGTGCAGCGACCCCGCCCACATGGTCACGTCCTTCACCAATGGACAGATTGGTCTCTTCAACATGGAGACTCGCCAGCTGGTCCTCAGTATGGAGACCAGCATGGATCCAG GAACTCCCTGTCAGATCAACAAGGTCCTCAGCCACCCGACGCTTCCCATCACCATCACCGCTCAAGAGGACAAACACATCAAGTTCTTTGACAACAACAGCGGGCAGCTGATTCACTCCATGGTCGCCCACCTGGACGCTGTCACAAGCTTAGCTGTAGACCCCAACGGTCTTTACCTGATGTCAGGCA GTCATGACTGCTCCATCCGTCTGTGGAACCTGGAGAGTAAAACCTGCATCCAGGAGTTTACGGCCCACAGAAAGAAGTTCGAGGAGTCGATCCACGATGTGGCGTTTCATCCCTCTAAATGTTACATTGCCAGCGCCGGGGCTGACGCGCTCGCCAAAGTCTTTGTATGA
- the vit gene encoding vitrin, with amino-acid sequence MNKASLTAICLALLLSFVCWAKPNGSKHKKPKQVVPAIECDVRAGKVNLPEFIVKCPARCKEAKQQVYGTAVFASISSICNAAIHNGVITNTGGKVIVKKMAGQNVYKGSNSNGVRSLSLPKWRESFVVAVGKPKRGVIYPATLDYVPSRPTYVKTSPKESRTPPGTTALPLTTSPEPTTTTTPEPTTTTTTAPPTTAPPPPPPTTTKARAAARDAGSSQPFLASVASVSPRQSQNAQGKSFSKVFRGTSYPNRFPQRAGAGLRRQDTRSAIRRQPSSPVGPAFNNVQSAPPKQTPAMSQASPAFPRRDWPPPSFPHPDWFPGARRPTDVSHAAPESGYTWSESDTPEVTAWDHRPGISEYERWLYNFGPYLPRTTDSDGNRKVPVDATHMRVEPVDPWRPEANLRESGFNVREQEPVPRVPEPVSHGDPSCKVDLVFLMDGSWSIGKRRFKIQKDFLSEVAQAIDVGLAGPMMGIIQYGDDPVTEISLKSYSSSREVKPAIDKIVQKGGLSNVGKALSYINKQYFSDANGNRGAASNVAVVLVDGWPTDKVEEASRLARESGINIFFVTIEGPDDNEKQNLVEANFVDKAVCRTSGFFSLPVSSWFSLRKAVQPLVKRVCDTDRLVCSKTCLNANDIAFVIDGSSSVGTSNFRTVLQFVANVTREFEISDTDTRVGAVQYTYEQRLEFAFEQYSNKAELLSAIKRINYWSGGTSTGAAITYAADQLFSKSKPNKRKIMIVITDGRSYDDVRAPALAVHRQGVIAYSIGIAWAAQDELEYIATDPDKEHSFFVDEFDNLYKFVPKIIHNICQEFNSQPRN; translated from the exons TCGTTCCAGCCATAGAGTGCGACGTGAGAGCAGGAAAGGTCAACCTCCCGGAGTTTATCGTCAAATGTCCCGCACGCTGCAAGGAAGCCAAGCAGCAGGTCTACGGGACGGCCGTGtttgcctccatctccagcaTCTGCAACGCAGCCATCCACAA TGGCGTCATCACCAACACAGGAGGGAAGGTGATAGTGAAGAAGATGGCCGGGCAAAATGTCTACAAAGGCAGCAACTCCAACGGCGTGCGCTCGCTGTCTTTACCCAAGTGGCGGGAGTCGTTCGTGGTCGCGG TGGGGAAACCCAAGCGAGGAGTGATCTACCCGgcgactctggactacgtcccGTCAAGGCCGACCTACGTGAAAACAA GTCCGAAGGAGAGCAGAACCCCTCCAGGCACCACAGCGTTGCCTCTGACGACATCGCCTGAACCCACGACCACTACGACACCGGagcccaccaccaccaccaccacggcGCCTCCCACCACGGcgcctcctccaccaccacccacTACTACCAAGGCTCGAGCTGCTGCCAGGGATGCAG GCAGCAGTCAGCCATTCCTTGCTTCTGTGGCATCTGTGAGTCCAA GACAATCACAGAATGCTCAAGGAAAGAGTTTCAGCAAAG TGTTCAGAGGAACTTCCTATCCAAATAGATTCCCACAACGTGCCGGTGCAG GTCTGCGCAGACAAGACACAAGGTCGGCCATCAGGAGACAACCGTCTTCACCAGTTGGCCCAG CTTTTAACAACGTTCAGTCGGCCCCACCCAAACAGACTCCAGCTATGAGTCAGGCCAGCCCTG CTTTTCCCAGAAGGGATTGGCCCCCACCTTCGTTTCCTCATCCCGATTGGTTCCCCGGAGCTCGAAGACCAACAG ATGTTAGTCATGCAGCTCCAGAGTCAGGATACACATGGAGTGagtcagacacacctgaggtCACAG CTTGGGATCACAGGCCTGGTATCTCAGAATATGAGCGCTGGCTTTATAACTTTGGACCGTACC TGCCTCGCACCACTGACTCCGACGGCAACCGTAAAGTACCAGTGGACGCCACCCACATGCGAG TGGAGCCAGTGGACCCCTGGAGGCCAGAAGCAAACCTGCGTGAATCAG GCTTCAATGTGAGAGAGCAGGAACCTGTACCCAGAGTACCTGAACCCGTGTCCCACGGAGACCCAA GCTGTAAGGTGGACCTGGTGTTCCTGATGGACGGGAGCTGGAGCATTGGGAAGAGACGCTTTAAGATCCagaaggacttcctgtctgaggtggCTCAGGCCATCGATGTGGGTTTGGCTGGACCCATGATGGGGATCATCCAATACGG AGATGACCCGGTGACAGAGATCAGTCTGAAGTCTTACTCCAGCTCCAGGGAGGTGAAGCCAGCCATAGACAAGATTGTGCAGAAGGGAGGTCTCTCCAACGTGG GAAAGGCCCTCAGCTACATCAACAAGCAGTACTTCAGCGACGCCAACGGGAACCGAGGAGCGGCCTCCAACGTGgccgtggtgctggtggacggCTGGCCCACAGACAAGGTGGAGGAAGCGTCTCGGCTCGCTCGGGAGTCTGGCATCAACATCTTCTTCGTCACCATTGAGGGCCCCGATGACAACGAGAAGCAGAACCTGGTCGAAGCCAACTTTGTCGATAAG GCTGTGTGTCGGACAAGCGGGTTCTTCTCCCTGCCCGTGAGCAGCTGGTTCTCTCTGCGGAAGGCCGTGCAGCCTCTGGTGAAGAGAGTGTGCGACACAGACCGCCTGGTGTGCAGCAAAACCTGCCTCAACGCCAACGACATCGCCTTCGTCATCGACGGCTCCAGCAGCGTGGGAACCAGCAACTTCCGAACGGTGCTGCAGTTCGTGGCCAACGTCACGCGGGAATTCGAGATCTCCGACACGGACACGCGGGTCGGGGCGGTGCAGTACACCTACGAGCAGAGGCTGGAGTTCGCCTTCGAGCAGTACAGCAACAAGGCCGAGTTGTTGAGCGCCATCAAACGCATCAATTACTGGAGCGGCGGGACCAGCACCGGGGCGGCCATCACCTACGCCGCAGATCAGCTTTTCAGCAAGTCGAAACCCAACAAGCGCAAGATCATGATTGTCATCACTGATGGGCGTTCCTACGATGACGTCAGAGCACCCGCCCTCGCTGTTCATCGTCAAG GCGTGATCGCCTACTCCATCGGCATCGCCTGGGCCGCCCAGGACGAGCTGGAGTACATCGCCACCGACCCGGACAAGGAGCATTCCTTCTTCGTGGATGAGTTTGACAACCTTTACAAATTTGTGCCCAAAATCATCCACAACATCTGCCAGGAGTTCAACTCTCAGCCCAGGAACTGA